The Rhododendron vialii isolate Sample 1 chromosome 1a, ASM3025357v1 region CAGCCTCTCACACAGTCGTTTCAAAGGCTTATACATGTGGGTGAAGTGACCAAAAGAGTCGCTGGCAAGGGAAATCAAGCCTGACTCCTTAGAAGGGATCAAAATTTCATCTAtcattttctttgtctttcTGTATGTGGCTGGAATTATTAGATCTTCACAGTTTCTGTGGGTGGTGGGTTCCACTTGGCCTTCCCAGATGCGCTCTTCGTGAGCCTTCGCGTGACCTGCAACAAGATGTTAGGCTGTTAGCTGCCTTACGTCCCTCTGATGAGCAAGTAAGTACCAAGTACCAGAGGGAGGAAAGAATGAGAGTATTGTAGTAAGGTATGACAGTGTACCTTCTTTAGGGTTTATCCTCCGGTACTTATAGACAAAtgtacttgctctccaagttaGGCGTGATCGCCACATGTCCATGACGTCACACGCAACTGCCTTGGTTAGTGATGTATGTGCCAAGGTGACGTCTGGCGGCCAACCCATGGTGCCGACCGATCCATCGGCATGACCCATGGGCTCACACCTGGGCCGCCCAAGATGGACCGCTCGGCATGGCCATCACTGCTCAGCCCGTCTCACCTACCGGTGGGCTTGGATCCTAGGCTCATGGGGCTCGGCCCACTATGTTTGGCCCAACTTACGCGTGCTGTCCACCGAATCCGTATGTCATCTGGATCAGCACATGGCCAAAGTCAGGTTCGGCCCACCACAGTTTCATccataattttgttttcttgaagaAACGAATAACATAGTTTTCGAAgcaaattaagaacaaaaaacagagaaacatAGAATAGAAATACTAGTGGATGGAATCAAGATTAATGATCCATAATCATTCATCAAAACTTTAGGAACATTGCTACTATTAACTTCCACAATCAactacaaaaaattattctttacATATCTCCTTTCTTAAAgaaaattatcgtgggatcaGCGAAACGCACAGAGAAGGATCTAGAAAGGCCATCAATTTCATCCCACACCAACCCTTCATCGAAATTCTGCGAGTAAGTGTATTCATCATACTTGGGGACTCCCTTCAAATGCACTGAATTAGAATACTCAAGCATCGTCTTCCTAATTTTCTCCTTGAACAGCTTTCTCCACAGCAACTTCCACAACGGCCGCCGCGATCCTCCGGTGGTGGTTGACATATTGGCCACCAGAACGCGGCTGTAGCCCCGCCCTAGCCGGATAGTTCTGGTGCCTGAGGAGCTGCCCCACTTTCTGCTGGTTTCCATTGCTATGACTAGAGCAATTTAGTTAGGCCCTCTACTGGTAAAGCTAATTAGAATACTCTTTCTATATATAGAGACATGTGGATTAATATGAGTGTGTGGGTCCTATACTTCAGGTTGATGCTGTGCACTGAAtgcacagcaccgtgctgcgcacttTCGAGCAACCGGATCGtacatccgacggctcggatctcattcGGCAACCAACAATCGAgagtcgttcattgccgagataagATTCGAACCGTTAGATGCACAATCtaacggctcggaggtgcgtagtacggtgctgcgcacaccactgcacagtACCATCCCCAATTGACGAGGGTTGTTGAGGTAGCACATTGAGACTAGAATGGTCCAAATTGGCTAGAGGGGATATGTGGTTGGTCCAAGCCATCAAGAATTAGGGATGTTTGGCCAATCAACTTCAATGCCTAATTAGATGTCATTCTAAATAATTAAGCAACACAAGGATTCATATAATATACCTGTAAGTCCAATAATTTGTAGAAGAATTAGAAACCTTTTTTTCTCGCGACTAGTTCTCGAGTGGATATAATCACGTAGGTCTCGTCTCAATTCCGTGAGATATATAGTTGTCGGAGGATAAGTTTGAAAAGCATAGATGGAATTTAGGAATGTGACACTAATTAATGTCCGATTGTTTATCCTTTTAGTACATTCAAACACTTGACCTGTTGAAAAAGTGTTTGATACCCTAACCAATCGGGAAAACACCAGTTACACTTTTAATTAggtcaaaaatatttgttattGGATTAATATATGTAAATGGACACACAGATAAACGCCCATACATATGGAGAGagatacacatatacatatacatatacatatacataaatatatatatacacacacacacgtatacacatctctctctctctctctctctctctctctctctctctctctatatatatatatatatatatatatatataattattaatGTTTATACATGTTCATATATAGGGTTCTCATCTCATGATTGTTTTTTGAGACTGTCTCATTTACAGAGGTTGTTTACAGCACCAACCGATCACAGTCATTCAAATATGTtctgaacggttcggattttaacGAAACTTTTTCGGAGAAAAATTTAACTCTTTcccagaaaagtttcattaacattccgaccgtccaaaatacgtttggacggtCACAATCAAGTTTTGTTAACAAGTGTTAATAGCATccgtaaacaagattttctcttaATTCTTATGTTACAAGCAATCAAAGCATGCTTGTGATCATGAGTGATTCAGTCAAAGAAAAGTATGATAGTACCATTGTGGGATCGGATGGTTTCATGAGTGCGCTACCCACCATGTGGGTGGATCTATCTCAAAAGGGTTTGGGCCAGACAAGACTAGAAGATTGTCAAATAAGAGAGATGAGACTATATATATAGAACACTCTTGTTAATGACCTGacactaagagcatctccaatgtaatactccttccgtccctaaataaatgttcgATGCGCAAACTTAGGCTTTTAAAAAAacgcatttgtttcgttaaaaaaatcaaaactttttcacaaatcaatagaaggcaatgagttttattagattgtggaaaaaaattagattttttaacgaaaaatatGCATCTTTTGTAAGGCTTAGGATTGCGCGCCGgatacttatttagggacagatggagtaatcaaaagtgaataatcaaaacttgccacgtcagtttttgattattcatttagagggttgctaaagttagcaatgtgaaatctcacattgttacttttgattattaaaatacctaaatttgattattgattagTAAGGCttaagttttgattatttattgattttcaGTGTTAAATTTGGCAACAAAATTGGTTTAATTTGTCAAATTCGCCACATTATCTCAAAACAAAACCACCAGACTGTACGTATTACacccatttattttctttggaaGGGAGAAAAGGATAAGCTGCGTGAATTTGATAACCCAAAGTGATTGCAATACCCTAATCCTTCAATTGGCTAAACCCAAATACGCTATGAACAAAAGTTATCTTCTATGAACTAAAAATCCTTCAACGTCATCTATTATGAACAAAAAATATGCGATCAGAAATCAATTGGCTAAACAAAATTCTCATGCACAGATAGTAGCATTTAGTTTCTCAATCATAAACAAAATCCTTCACAAGTTTAATTTAATAACTGAATCATCCCTAAAATAAATAGTCTCGAATAACTTAATCATCCCCAAAATAATTTCGAGTGTTACCCAAAAAGTGAGATCACAAATGTAAGTTTGAgaatttgaattcaaaaaagacaatCTAATGTCTATCCTTAGCCTCAAAAAATGAGTGTAGAACGGGGTATTGTTTTCCATGTGGGCTTGTTCcaaaactacgtcgttttgGGAGGGACAACATGCATGTTGTCCCTTGCAGACAAGATGCACCCCGGATTCATGAAGGTTCGTCTATTTCCCTTTCATGTACATTTTCATGGATGAGTTTCATGTTCCATACCATTTTTGTAACCAGAGAATGAATTTTTAGATATAAGTCATTTTTTGCTCATTCCATCACATATTTGATAGACCACTGTTAATTTGGGGTATCGACGAAATACACATAAAAATCACATAGATTCATTGTCATTTTTCATCCGTGAGAGGATATTTTCCATTAAGGAAAAAACTCAGGCGTGCCAACGAAATTtaccaaattcaaattaaagaatAACTAAATTGATTTAGTGCCAATACACAGTTGAAGGGTCCAACTTATTCTTGTTCCTTTTTAATTATCGGATGTTCAGGGCAGCGTACGCATACCTTAAAATATTTCAAGATAAACCTCTAATAAAGCTTGTTTTCTCATGGCCGCTTGGTCAAACTCTTGCTGTGCAACTTCTTCTTTCATATGTTCCGAGTCAAATTTTAGACGCCAACCCAGTCGAAATTTTGTGTCATCCATTCTTCCAAACGTGCCTCAAACGCGTACTTTCTCGGAAAATTCATGCGCTTACTGGCCTAGTGGTTGGAATCAAGGTTGATTCATAATCATCATCAAAACTTTATGAACATCGTTACTATTCTTAACATATCTCCttctttgaagaaaaagaaaattatagtGGGATCAGCACAACGCACAGAGTAGGATTTTTCAAGGCTATCGATTTCATCCGACCGTTCATCGAAATTCTGTGGGTCGGTGTATTCATCAGGCTTGGGGACTCCCCGCCTTTTCTCCTTGAACAGCTTTCTCCATATATAGCAACTTCCACCACGGCCGCCGTGATTCTCTGGTGGTGGCTGACATGCTGACATATCTGCCACCTGAATGCGGCCGTTGTCCCACCGGCCCGCCCTAGCCGGATGGTTCTGGTGCCTGGGGAGCTGCACCCCTTTCTGGTTTCCATTGCTAtgaggccatccacagtggcacattcaaaaatggataaccaaaagttgacacatcagattttgattatccatttaagaggttgctaagcttaacaatgttgaggtccacaatggtcacttctagtccataactaaaataagggatacactacaattacactctctctccctttgtgttttccaccattgatcacttccctccattacactttttttttggcaaaaatatatcaattttctcctttaattttggggaaaaaattggtgacttccgtccctaatattatgaatttggaaaaaaaatcatgtactcaaaaaaaaaaaaaacagatgtgttcttgaatttgtaaaaaaatgtaaggttctttatgtaTTCAACCAtagggagaggaacgaaaaaagaataaaataaaaacggaaaaaaaaagtgaaataccttaatgcggcgacaaatgttttccaccattgatcactttcctccattacagtttttttttggcaaaaatatatctattttctctcataattttgaagaaaaaa contains the following coding sequences:
- the LOC131302237 gene encoding uncharacterized protein LOC131302237, which produces METSRKWGSSSGTRTIRLGRGYSRVLVANMSTTTGGSRRPLWKLLWRKLFKEKIRKTMLEYSNSVHLKGVPKYDEYTYSQNFDEGLVWDEIDGLSRSFSVRFADPTIIFFKKGDM